The Deltaproteobacteria bacterium genome includes a window with the following:
- a CDS encoding glycine/sarcosine/betaine reductase selenoprotein B family protein: MDFTEIEKEYVRRKTLPDFDWTRFAVPTEPVPLAKPVEQCRVALVVTAGAYLPATQEPFQIRNPLGDDSYRILPGETTAEEIALSHPGYDTRRAKQDLDCVFPLNLLQQLAGAGTVGSVAPRHFSFMGYIPRTENLLWRTAPQVGRMLLEDQVDLALLVPS; the protein is encoded by the coding sequence ATGGACTTTACCGAAATTGAAAAAGAGTATGTCCGCCGGAAAACCCTGCCCGACTTTGACTGGACCCGCTTCGCGGTGCCGACCGAACCCGTTCCCCTGGCCAAGCCGGTGGAACAATGCCGTGTGGCGCTGGTGGTCACCGCCGGCGCCTATCTGCCCGCGACCCAGGAGCCGTTTCAGATCCGCAATCCGCTGGGCGATGACTCCTACCGTATCCTCCCCGGGGAGACGACTGCAGAAGAGATCGCCCTGTCCCACCCCGGCTATGATACCCGCCGGGCCAAGCAGGATCTGGACTGCGTCTTCCCCCTCAACCTGCTGCAGCAGTTGGCCGGCGCGGGCACAGTCGGTTCGGTGGCCCCCCGGCATTTTTCCTTTATGGGCTACATTCCCCGCACCGAAAACCTGCTCTGGCGAACGGCGCCGCAGGTGGGACGCATGCTGCTTGAGGACCAAGTGGAC